One region of Anaeromyxobacter paludicola genomic DNA includes:
- a CDS encoding P-II family nitrogen regulator, which yields MKKIEAIIKPFKLDEVKVALTELGVAGLTATEVKGFGRQKGHTELYRGAEYVVDFLPKVKVEVVVADQLVGRILEVFERTAKTGRIGDGKIFVIPVEEAIRIRTGDRGEEAL from the coding sequence GTGAAGAAGATCGAAGCCATCATCAAGCCCTTCAAGCTCGACGAGGTGAAGGTGGCGCTGACCGAGCTCGGCGTGGCCGGCCTGACCGCCACCGAGGTGAAGGGGTTCGGCCGCCAGAAGGGCCACACCGAGCTCTACCGCGGCGCCGAGTACGTGGTGGACTTCCTCCCCAAGGTGAAGGTGGAGGTGGTCGTGGCCGACCAGCTCGTGGGGCGGATCCTCGAGGTGTTCGAGCGGACCGCCAAGACCGGCCGGATCGGGGACGGGAAGATCTTCGTCATCCCGGTCGAGGAGGCGATCCGGATCCGGACCGGCGACCGGGGCGAAGAGGCCCTCTAG
- a CDS encoding ammonium transporter has protein sequence MIRKLIDRLNEKEGRRVLFAVLGGKVIAATLLCLGIYAASNFVGSAYADDAPALPVHVNALNTVWVLVAAFLVFFMQAGFMMLEAGFARGRETVNILLEGIVDTALCGILFWAFGFAFLFGSGNGFIGYHYFFLHGAPETYGSTGIPMLAFWLFQFAFADTCSTITSGAMVGRTGFIGDLLYSVGVSGFIYPIVGHWAWGPDGWLNNIKPAAFHDFAGSTVVHTIGGFIALAGAIALGPRLGRKFKRDGGGMPPGHDMTIAAVGGVILWFGWYGFNPGSTLSAMDLQGMSRVAANTTLAAAAGALGALFFVYPRHKIWDTGFTVNGFLAGLVAITCPCYWVSPLGAILIGAIAGVLVVVVFDFIEWLRIDDPIGAFAVHGANGIWGTLSLGLFATGQFGAPGPGGADLSGGVVKGLFYGGGLDQLKAQLIGSGAVTLATFAVALVLMYAVKATGTLRVSAEGEMMGLDLHEHGGFAYPEIMSPFGSSISSGYHDASPAPSGKPVAAAAKLTPSNS, from the coding sequence GTGATCCGCAAGCTCATCGACAGACTGAACGAGAAGGAGGGGCGGCGGGTGCTCTTCGCCGTCCTCGGCGGCAAGGTCATCGCCGCCACCCTGCTCTGCCTCGGCATCTACGCAGCGTCGAACTTCGTCGGGAGCGCCTACGCCGACGACGCCCCCGCGCTCCCCGTCCACGTCAACGCCCTCAACACGGTCTGGGTGCTGGTCGCCGCCTTCCTGGTGTTCTTCATGCAGGCCGGCTTCATGATGCTCGAGGCCGGCTTCGCGCGGGGCCGCGAGACGGTGAACATCCTGCTCGAGGGCATCGTGGACACCGCCCTCTGCGGCATCCTCTTCTGGGCCTTCGGGTTCGCGTTCCTGTTCGGCTCCGGCAACGGCTTCATCGGCTACCACTACTTCTTCCTGCACGGCGCGCCCGAGACCTACGGCAGCACCGGCATCCCGATGCTCGCCTTCTGGCTCTTCCAGTTCGCCTTCGCCGACACCTGCAGCACCATCACCTCCGGCGCCATGGTCGGCCGCACCGGCTTCATCGGCGACCTCCTCTACAGCGTCGGCGTGAGCGGCTTCATCTACCCGATCGTCGGCCACTGGGCCTGGGGCCCGGACGGCTGGCTCAACAACATCAAGCCGGCCGCCTTCCACGACTTCGCCGGCTCGACCGTCGTCCACACCATCGGCGGCTTCATCGCCCTCGCCGGCGCGATCGCCCTCGGGCCCAGGCTCGGCCGCAAGTTCAAGCGCGACGGCGGCGGCATGCCCCCCGGCCACGACATGACCATCGCGGCGGTCGGCGGCGTGATCCTCTGGTTCGGCTGGTACGGCTTCAACCCCGGCAGCACGCTCTCGGCGATGGACCTGCAGGGCATGAGCCGCGTCGCCGCCAACACCACGCTCGCCGCGGCGGCGGGCGCCCTCGGCGCGCTCTTCTTCGTCTACCCGCGCCACAAGATCTGGGACACGGGCTTCACCGTGAACGGCTTCCTGGCCGGCCTGGTCGCCATCACCTGCCCCTGCTACTGGGTCTCCCCGCTCGGCGCGATCCTGATCGGCGCCATCGCCGGCGTGCTGGTGGTCGTGGTCTTCGACTTCATCGAGTGGCTGCGCATCGACGACCCGATCGGCGCCTTCGCGGTGCACGGCGCCAACGGCATCTGGGGCACGCTCAGCCTCGGCCTGTTCGCCACCGGCCAGTTCGGCGCGCCGGGCCCCGGCGGCGCCGACCTCTCGGGCGGCGTCGTGAAGGGGCTCTTCTACGGCGGCGGCCTCGACCAGCTGAAGGCGCAGCTCATCGGCAGCGGCGCCGTGACCCTCGCCACCTTCGCCGTGGCGCTGGTCCTCATGTACGCCGTGAAGGCCACCGGCACGCTGCGCGTCTCCGCCGAGGGCGAGATGATGGGCCTCGACCTGCACGAGCACGGCGGCTTCGCCTACCCGGAGATCATGTCCCCCTTCGGCAGCTCGATCAGCTCCGGCTACCACGATGCCTCGCCCGCCCCGAGCGGCAAGCCGGTCGCGGCGGCGGCGAAGCTCACCCCCAGCAACTCCTGA
- a CDS encoding potassium transporter Kup, producing MSAMPRRPPLPASTAAGLARPDGATVRALGAEPTEGPAHPAGHGHGAARGGLAALALGALGVVYGDIGTSPLYALKECFDGVHGVAPTPANVMGVLSLVFWAMTFVVTFKYLSLVMRADNRGEGGILALMALVGERETTSHGRRTLLVLGLFGAALLYGDGVITPAISVLGAVEGVAVAAPAFEHVVVPAALLILVALFWFQQRGTATIGAVFGPVMLLWFLCIALLGLHGIARNPSILAAASPHHALAFIARHRVHGFLVLGAVVLVITGGEALYADMGHFGRRPIRLAWLLVAMPALLLNYFGQGALLLGQPDAARNPFYLLAPGWALGPLIGIASAAAVVASQALISGAFSLTHQAVQLGYSPRVTIRHTSTTEAGQIYIPEVNWAVGVATLALVLGFRSSSNLAAAYGIAVTGTMMITTLLFHRVARDRWQWSRLRTWPLTVLLLSVDVSFFAANVVKVEEGGWFPLAAGATVFALMSTWKRGREAMRDQLKDAGLPLDLFLPELARNPPVRVPGTAVFMSSDPHGVPPVLLHHLKHNKVLHERVLFVSVLTDEIPAVPERERLRVSALGSGVFQVIGRYGFMETPNVPALLAAVPPSQLPGPRIDASQLQTTYYLGRETILPTGAARLARWRKRLFIVMSRNSQPASAFFGLPPNRVVEMGAQIQL from the coding sequence ATGTCCGCGATGCCCCGGCGACCACCGCTGCCCGCTTCCACCGCCGCTGGGCTCGCGCGTCCCGATGGGGCGACCGTCCGGGCCCTCGGAGCGGAGCCCACCGAGGGTCCGGCCCACCCGGCCGGGCACGGCCACGGCGCGGCCCGGGGCGGCCTCGCGGCGCTCGCGCTCGGCGCCCTGGGCGTCGTCTACGGCGACATCGGCACGAGCCCGCTCTACGCGCTGAAGGAGTGCTTCGACGGCGTGCACGGGGTCGCGCCCACGCCGGCGAACGTGATGGGCGTCCTCTCGCTCGTCTTCTGGGCGATGACCTTCGTGGTCACCTTCAAGTACCTCTCGCTCGTGATGCGGGCCGACAACCGGGGCGAGGGCGGCATCCTCGCGCTCATGGCGCTGGTCGGCGAGCGCGAGACCACGAGCCACGGCCGGCGCACCCTGCTCGTCCTCGGGCTCTTCGGCGCGGCGCTCCTCTACGGCGACGGCGTCATCACCCCGGCGATCAGCGTCCTCGGCGCGGTGGAGGGCGTGGCGGTGGCCGCCCCGGCCTTCGAGCACGTGGTCGTCCCGGCGGCGCTCCTCATCCTGGTGGCGCTCTTCTGGTTCCAGCAGCGCGGGACCGCCACCATCGGCGCGGTCTTCGGCCCGGTGATGCTGCTCTGGTTCCTCTGCATCGCGCTCCTGGGGCTCCACGGGATCGCGCGGAACCCGTCCATCCTGGCGGCCGCCTCGCCCCACCACGCCCTCGCGTTCATCGCCCGCCACCGGGTCCACGGCTTCCTCGTGCTCGGCGCGGTGGTGCTGGTCATCACCGGCGGCGAGGCGCTCTACGCCGACATGGGCCACTTCGGCCGCCGGCCCATCCGGCTCGCCTGGCTCCTGGTGGCGATGCCGGCGCTGCTCCTCAACTACTTCGGCCAGGGGGCGCTCCTGCTCGGCCAGCCCGACGCGGCGCGGAACCCCTTCTACCTGCTCGCGCCCGGCTGGGCGCTCGGCCCGCTCATCGGGATCGCCTCCGCCGCCGCGGTGGTCGCCTCGCAGGCCCTCATCTCCGGCGCGTTCTCGCTCACCCACCAGGCGGTCCAGCTCGGCTACTCGCCGCGCGTGACCATCCGCCACACCTCCACCACCGAGGCGGGGCAGATCTACATCCCCGAGGTCAACTGGGCGGTGGGGGTCGCCACGCTGGCGCTGGTCCTCGGCTTCCGCTCCTCGTCCAACCTCGCCGCCGCCTACGGCATCGCGGTGACCGGGACGATGATGATCACCACCCTCCTCTTCCACCGGGTCGCCCGCGACCGCTGGCAGTGGTCCCGGCTGCGCACCTGGCCGCTGACGGTCCTGCTCCTCTCGGTGGACGTGTCCTTCTTCGCCGCCAACGTCGTGAAGGTCGAGGAGGGCGGCTGGTTCCCGCTCGCCGCCGGCGCGACCGTCTTCGCGCTCATGTCCACCTGGAAGCGCGGCCGCGAGGCGATGCGCGACCAGCTCAAGGACGCCGGGCTGCCGCTCGACCTCTTCCTCCCCGAGCTGGCGCGGAACCCGCCGGTGCGGGTCCCCGGGACGGCGGTCTTCATGTCCTCGGACCCCCACGGCGTGCCGCCGGTGCTCCTGCACCACCTCAAGCACAACAAGGTGCTGCACGAGCGCGTGCTCTTCGTCTCGGTGCTGACCGATGAGATCCCGGCGGTGCCGGAGCGCGAGCGGCTCCGGGTGAGCGCGCTCGGCAGCGGGGTGTTCCAGGTGATCGGCCGCTACGGCTTCATGGAGACGCCGAACGTCCCGGCGCTGCTCGCCGCCGTGCCGCCGAGCCAGCTCCCCGGGCCGCGCATCGACGCCTCCCAGCTGCAGACCACCTACTACCTCGGCCGCGAGACCATCCTCCCGACGGGCGCGGCGCGCCTCGCCCGCTGGCGAAAGCGGCTCTTCATCGTCATGTCCCGCAACTCGCAGCCGGCGAGCGCCTTCTTCGGCCTGCCGCCGAACCGGGTCGTGGAGATGGGGGCGCAGATCCAGCTGTAG
- a CDS encoding ABC-F family ATP-binding cassette domain-containing protein, with amino-acid sequence MTLLHAKELRLTFGSRTVFDALTLTIEEGERVGLVGVNGSGKSSLMRILARQSEPDRGEVQLRRGASVTYLPQEPSFAAGATVASELSAARAPLKEAIEAHAALSGRLATAGEAEHERILAELAALSDRIEHLGGWDTAHEAKRLLDRLGVKDWDRPVAELSGGLKKRVAIARALLHRPDLLLLDEPTNHLDADTTDWLEEELDRLSGALLLVTHDRYFLDDLVDRIVEIDPGAGVTSWPGNYEAYLEQKLVAEEQASLAEHKRQRWIAQEVAWLRRGVEARRTKSKARIQRARKLLAEKGFRRPEAARLELAAAPRLSQKVIEAERVSKRFGEREVIRDASFILQRGERVGIVGPNGAGKTTFLRLLLGELPPDAGKVEVGARTKVAYYDQQRLALDPEATVYEAALPGGAGAGSAGSAHGEAWVELSGRRVALRDYLDDLLFPPAMQRMQVKALSGGERNRLLLAKLFLAGANVLVLDEPTNDLDLVTLNVLERLLLGFDGSVLLVTHDRYFLDKVATSILDLEGDGRVVRYPGNYETYRTLKEQQLEAQRAERAERAERAEAGPARPAGAPGAAPRAPEPEASRKRRFGFKEQRELEGMEAAILAAETRKAEVERALSDPATYQKDPLSVPRLQDELLALGAEVDRLYARWQELEALRG; translated from the coding sequence GTGACCCTCCTGCACGCCAAGGAGCTCCGGCTCACCTTCGGCAGCCGCACCGTCTTCGACGCCCTCACCCTCACCATCGAGGAGGGCGAGCGGGTCGGGCTGGTGGGCGTGAACGGCTCCGGCAAGTCGTCGCTGATGCGGATCCTGGCGCGGCAGTCCGAGCCGGACCGCGGCGAGGTGCAGCTCCGGCGCGGCGCCAGCGTGACCTACCTGCCGCAGGAGCCCTCGTTCGCGGCGGGCGCCACGGTCGCCTCGGAGCTCTCGGCGGCGCGGGCGCCGCTCAAGGAGGCGATCGAGGCGCACGCGGCGCTGTCGGGCCGGCTCGCGACGGCCGGGGAGGCGGAGCACGAGCGGATCCTGGCCGAGCTCGCGGCGCTCTCCGACCGGATCGAGCACCTCGGCGGCTGGGACACCGCGCACGAGGCGAAGCGGCTCCTCGACCGGCTCGGCGTGAAGGACTGGGACCGGCCGGTGGCCGAGCTCTCCGGGGGCTTGAAGAAGCGGGTCGCCATCGCCCGGGCGCTGCTCCACCGCCCGGACCTCCTGCTCCTCGACGAGCCGACCAACCACCTCGACGCCGACACCACCGACTGGCTCGAGGAGGAGCTCGACCGGCTCTCGGGGGCGCTGCTCCTCGTCACCCACGACCGCTACTTCCTCGACGACCTGGTGGACCGGATCGTGGAGATCGACCCCGGGGCCGGCGTCACGAGCTGGCCCGGCAACTACGAGGCCTACCTCGAGCAGAAGCTGGTGGCCGAGGAGCAGGCCTCGCTCGCGGAGCACAAGCGGCAGCGCTGGATCGCCCAGGAGGTGGCCTGGCTCCGGCGCGGGGTGGAGGCCCGGCGCACCAAGAGCAAGGCGCGCATCCAGCGGGCGCGCAAGCTCCTCGCCGAGAAGGGGTTCCGCCGCCCCGAGGCGGCCCGGCTCGAGCTTGCCGCTGCGCCGCGCCTCTCGCAGAAGGTGATCGAGGCGGAGCGGGTCTCGAAGCGGTTCGGCGAGCGCGAGGTGATCCGCGACGCGAGCTTCATCCTGCAGCGGGGAGAGCGGGTGGGGATCGTCGGCCCGAACGGCGCCGGCAAGACCACCTTCCTCCGCCTGCTCCTCGGCGAGCTGCCGCCCGACGCCGGGAAGGTGGAGGTGGGCGCCCGCACCAAGGTCGCCTACTACGACCAGCAGCGGCTCGCGCTCGACCCCGAGGCGACGGTCTACGAGGCCGCCCTGCCGGGCGGCGCCGGCGCCGGGTCGGCCGGCTCGGCCCACGGCGAGGCCTGGGTGGAGCTCTCCGGGCGCCGGGTGGCGCTGCGCGACTACCTCGACGATCTCCTCTTCCCGCCGGCGATGCAGCGGATGCAGGTGAAGGCGCTCTCCGGCGGGGAGCGCAACCGGCTCCTGCTCGCGAAGCTCTTCCTCGCCGGCGCCAACGTGCTCGTGCTCGACGAGCCGACCAACGACCTCGACCTCGTCACGCTCAACGTGCTCGAGCGGCTCCTGCTCGGGTTCGACGGGAGCGTGCTCCTCGTCACGCACGACCGCTACTTCCTCGACAAGGTGGCGACGAGCATCCTCGACCTCGAGGGAGACGGGCGCGTCGTCCGCTACCCGGGGAACTACGAGACCTACCGGACGCTCAAGGAGCAGCAGCTCGAGGCCCAGCGGGCGGAGCGGGCGGAGCGGGCGGAGCGGGCGGAGGCCGGGCCGGCTCGGCCGGCGGGCGCGCCGGGCGCCGCGCCCCGGGCGCCGGAGCCCGAGGCCTCGCGCAAGCGCCGCTTCGGGTTCAAGGAGCAGCGCGAGCTCGAGGGCATGGAGGCGGCGATCCTCGCGGCCGAGACCCGCAAGGCGGAGGTGGAGCGGGCGCTCTCGGACCCGGCCACCTACCAGAAGGATCCGCTCTCGGTGCCGCGCCTGCAGGACGAGCTGCTCGCGCTCGGGGCCGAGGTGGACCGGCTCTACGCGCGCTGGCAGGAGCTCGAGGCGCTGCGGGGCTGA